A genomic window from Candidatus Methylacidiphilum fumarolicum includes:
- the hpnC gene encoding squalene synthase HpnC, translating into MNLTEAYSYCKHIASHYENFPVGLLVAKNLAPHVHAIYAFSRIADDYADEGYSLNEKEREDEQKRKKRLDSLDTWRAYLLDPKLCAKNPVFLALHDTIEKFQLPLNLFTDLLDAFKQDVLKDRYKNFEEVLDYCKKSANPIGRLVLYLHRQTTDLQLLSSDFICTALQLANFWQDISIDLKKNRIYLPKDEMEQYKVSEAELFARHFSSNFRDLLSFQVKRTEELFDKGKVLIDTLEWPLKLEIALTWYGGKTILDKIKKINYNTLAFRPKLGYKDVPSLLFKSLRMICRKKANR; encoded by the coding sequence ATGAATCTTACCGAAGCCTATTCTTATTGTAAACATATTGCTTCTCACTACGAAAACTTTCCTGTCGGTCTTCTTGTTGCTAAAAATCTTGCCCCTCATGTCCATGCTATCTATGCCTTTTCACGAATCGCTGATGATTATGCCGATGAAGGATACTCATTAAATGAGAAAGAAAGGGAGGATGAGCAAAAAAGAAAAAAAAGGCTGGATAGCTTAGATACATGGCGTGCCTATCTACTTGATCCCAAGCTTTGTGCTAAAAATCCTGTTTTCTTAGCTCTCCACGACACCATTGAAAAATTTCAACTGCCCCTAAACCTTTTTACAGATCTTCTAGATGCCTTCAAGCAAGATGTCCTAAAAGATCGATATAAAAATTTTGAAGAAGTATTGGATTATTGCAAAAAAAGTGCCAATCCAATTGGAAGACTCGTTCTTTATCTTCACCGTCAAACGACCGATTTGCAACTGCTTAGTTCAGATTTTATATGTACGGCTCTTCAGCTCGCCAATTTTTGGCAGGACATCTCTATAGACCTTAAAAAAAACAGAATCTATTTGCCTAAAGACGAAATGGAACAATACAAGGTTAGCGAAGCCGAACTATTCGCTAGGCATTTTAGTTCCAATTTCAGAGACTTGCTCTCTTTTCAAGTCAAGCGTACTGAGGAGCTTTTTGATAAAGGAAAAGTTTTGATTGATACCCTTGAATGGCCCTTAAAGCTAGAAATTGCATTAACCTGGTATGGTGGGAAAACCATTCTTGATAAGATTAAAAAAATAAACTACAACACATTAGCTTTCAGGCCAAAGTTAGGCTATAAGGATGTCCCCTCACTCCTTTTCAAATCATTACGAATGATTTGTAGGAAAAAAGCAAATCGATAA
- the coaE gene encoding dephospho-CoA kinase (Dephospho-CoA kinase (CoaE) performs the final step in coenzyme A biosynthesis.), protein MNYFGLTGGIGCGKTTLSSWLMKEGFEIIDTDRIAQELLQPGRENWKKVVDEFGKEILNNDNTINRRLLGQLVFQNPKLLETLNRLTHPSIRQQWKIKVIEAKKSDPRKRIIVVIPLLFEEKLEKEFDKVLCVGCSPSVQFKRLLDRGLISREIRMRIESQWPLEKKMENSDFVFWNDGSIHLLHDQARMFLDQLRSYNAGCS, encoded by the coding sequence ATGAATTATTTTGGTCTGACAGGAGGTATTGGCTGTGGAAAAACGACTTTGTCTAGTTGGCTTATGAAAGAAGGTTTTGAGATTATCGATACGGATCGAATCGCACAAGAGCTTCTTCAGCCGGGAAGAGAAAATTGGAAAAAAGTAGTTGACGAGTTTGGGAAAGAAATCTTAAATAATGATAATACAATAAATCGTAGGTTATTAGGCCAACTGGTTTTTCAGAATCCGAAGTTGTTGGAAACATTAAATAGATTAACGCATCCTTCAATACGCCAACAGTGGAAAATAAAAGTTATTGAAGCCAAAAAAAGCGATCCGAGGAAACGTATAATTGTTGTTATACCACTTTTGTTCGAGGAAAAACTCGAAAAAGAATTTGATAAGGTCTTGTGTGTTGGCTGTTCTCCATCGGTACAGTTCAAAAGACTTTTGGATAGAGGATTGATTTCAAGGGAAATAAGAATGAGGATTGAAAGTCAATGGCCTTTGGAAAAGAAAATGGAAAATAGTGACTTTGTTTTTTGGAATGATGGTTCCATTCATTTGCTTCATGATCAGGCTCGTATGTTTTTGGACCAGCTTCGATCATATAATGCAGGCTGTTCATAA
- the rho gene encoding transcription termination factor Rho has translation MKAENEEGKKIQEYSEQKEEHMEIKKSIQETITQTKNNGMEESVSLGPTLDLSKLQQLSFSELQIKAAEYQIENPGLMRKHEVIFEILRRNAQRNGAIYGGGVLEILPEGYGFLRSEAYNYFPCQEDVYVSPALIRKYGLKKGNLVSGPIRPPKEKERYFSLLQVEKIENEEPEKIRGRIIFDNLTPIFPNRRIFLEGKSGDLSMRVMDLITPIGFGQRGLIVAPPRTGKTVLIQKIANAITENHPEAHLIVLLVDERPEEVTDMERSVKGEVISSTFDETPDRHVQVAEMVIERAKRMAENKIDVVILLDSLTRLARAYNTLQPHSGKILTGGVDANALQKPRRFFATARNLEEGGSVTIIATALIDTGSKMDDVIFEEFKGTGNMELHLDRALVDKRIYPAINIPKSGTRREELLYHPDELVRIHVLRRALSSVPPIEAMELLLERLKKTKNNVEFLLSMNLKD, from the coding sequence ATGAAGGCCGAAAATGAAGAAGGAAAGAAAATTCAAGAATATTCTGAACAAAAAGAAGAACATATGGAAATTAAAAAATCTATTCAAGAGACAATAACTCAAACGAAAAATAATGGAATGGAGGAATCTGTAAGCTTAGGTCCTACGCTGGATCTGAGTAAGCTTCAACAGTTATCCTTTTCAGAGCTGCAGATTAAAGCTGCAGAATACCAGATTGAAAATCCTGGGTTAATGAGAAAGCATGAGGTAATTTTTGAAATCTTGCGGCGCAATGCGCAAAGAAATGGGGCGATTTACGGAGGAGGGGTTTTGGAGATATTACCCGAAGGATATGGATTTTTAAGATCTGAGGCATACAACTATTTCCCTTGTCAAGAGGATGTGTATGTTTCTCCTGCTTTAATCCGAAAATATGGGTTGAAGAAAGGCAATTTGGTTTCTGGACCTATTCGACCGCCTAAGGAAAAAGAACGGTATTTTTCACTGCTCCAAGTTGAAAAAATTGAGAATGAGGAACCCGAAAAGATTCGTGGTAGAATTATTTTTGACAATTTAACACCAATTTTCCCGAATAGAAGAATCTTTTTGGAGGGTAAAAGTGGAGATCTTTCCATGCGAGTCATGGATCTGATCACTCCCATTGGATTTGGTCAAAGAGGCTTAATCGTTGCTCCTCCAAGAACAGGTAAAACAGTTTTGATTCAGAAAATAGCCAATGCCATTACTGAAAATCATCCTGAAGCCCATCTTATCGTCCTGCTTGTTGATGAACGGCCTGAAGAAGTAACTGACATGGAAAGATCGGTAAAAGGAGAGGTTATTAGTTCCACTTTTGATGAAACTCCCGATAGACACGTACAGGTGGCCGAAATGGTTATAGAAAGGGCGAAAAGAATGGCCGAAAATAAGATTGATGTGGTGATTCTTTTGGATTCTTTGACAAGACTTGCTCGGGCTTATAATACGCTACAACCGCATAGTGGCAAAATTTTAACTGGAGGAGTCGATGCCAATGCTCTTCAAAAGCCTAGGCGTTTTTTTGCAACAGCAAGAAATCTTGAGGAAGGCGGCAGCGTTACCATTATTGCAACCGCGCTGATTGATACAGGCTCAAAGATGGACGATGTTATTTTCGAAGAATTCAAAGGAACCGGAAATATGGAATTACATCTGGATAGAGCACTTGTCGATAAAAGAATTTATCCAGCGATCAACATTCCTAAATCTGGGACCCGTAGAGAAGAACTACTCTATCATCCAGATGAGCTTGTAAGGATTCATGTGCTCCGTAGAGCCTTATCGTCGGTCCCTCCGATAGAAGCCATGGAATTATTACTCGAAAGACTGAAAAAGACTAAAAATAACGTTGAATTTCTTCTTTCGATGAATCTTAAGGATTAA